The following is a genomic window from Bacillota bacterium.
GTTGATTGCGCAAAGGCTTCCAGATCAAAGGATGCTTGAGGGGTTTGACAATTTTTACGATCTTCTGGAGGAAATCTATCGAAAAGTGCGCCCGAAGGATGATTCTCCCCGGAGGCAGGAAAAAACTGGGCAGGTGCCGAAAACGGCGCCCACCTCCAATTTGGAGCGGGCTTTAAGGTTCCTTTTTCCGGATCTCCAAATTTTTAAAAATCACCGGTTCAGGGGTTTGAATTTTGAATATTTTTTGCCTTCGTTAAGGCTTGCGGTTGAGGACATCGCTTGGGAAAAGGGCGTCAACCGGGTCCGAAAAGAATTTTTGTGCCGCAAGTATGGTATCCAGTTGCTTCTTTTAGATTCCAGAAAAGGCGGTTACCGGGATCTGGCTCGTGTTATAAAAAGGGGGTTTTCTCCGGAATTTTTGATCAGCTAACTTCATAATTTGGCGATTAGCTTTACCATCAGGGCGAGGAGCCCAGAGGTGATAAAGGGACCCACCGGACGCCGCCCAGGAAGGCTGCCGCAATTACCGCTCCCAGAATCAGGGCCGGCATCACCTCGCTGTGCCCCTGGACCGTCAGGTATTACAGTCCCTGGCCGCTCATGTGGTGGTAATTAAGGATAAAATAAAGGCGAAAAGGCCCAGCAGTTGACTCTTCCTTTTCTCCACTCCCATTATAGAACCCCGTCTTCTCCGGGACCACTTTTATTCCCTCCCTGCTTACCGGTAAGGCTGTCGGTACGCCTTTAGCTCCAGTTCGACGTTCTCCTCAGCTAAACCACCAGCATATACACCCCGAAGAGGCCCCCTTTAATCACAGGGCGTAAAGCCGGCTAAGATCGGAGGGGTGCCGCTGATGCCCACCATTCCGGACAGAAGGGGGGATCCACATTGGCCTTGCTCCCCGCTCACCTGAAGCCTTTAGCAAACTAAAGAGGTTCCTGGTTGAAGGTGAGAAATTACGGGGCACCTATGCCGCCTTCTGGCGTTCGGGAAATCTCTCCAGTTCGCACCCGCCCCTGGGATTGGGCCGGTATGTAGTTTTCAGCCCCCTGGAAAAGGCCACCTTAAAACCCCGACCACCTGAAGGAGAAGTTATTTTAGGGGGCAAGGTTCCGGGCCTTGTCCTTTTCTATGCTTTCCCTAATTCTAATAAAAGAAAAGGCCGCTGCTGCAGCAGTAAATACGGCTCCCGTCAGATAAGCATACCTTAAGCCCATCAGAAAACTGAGGGTTTCCCGGACATCCAGGCTGATCTTGGCCATGATTGCCGGCGGCACGAAGGCATAGAGCACAAGCCCGCCGGTGGCAATACCCAACGCCATACCTGTATTCCGGACTGTAGCGAGGGTACCAGAGGCTATGCCCAGGTAAGGACGGGGTACGGCGCCCATGACGGCGCTGTTATTGGGTGACTGGAAGATCCCCGTACCGATGCCGAATAAGGCCAGGCGCCAGCCTACAGCCAGGGGACCGACGGCAGTCGGCAGGAAGCCCATGGCCACCAGGGCCAGAGCGCAAATAGCTGCCCCCAGGGAAGCCAGGGCCCTGGTTCCTATCCGGTCAGATAGGGCGCCGCTGAAGGGGGCAACCGCCATCACCGCCAGGGGGAAGAAAGTCATGAGGAGCCCTACCTGACCCGCCGGGTAATGAAGAACCCGCTGCAGGTAGAAGGGGGTAAGAAAGACCATGATATACTGGGAGATAAAATTCAGCAAAGCGCTGAGGAGAGCCAGGGAAAAGCCGACGTTCTTAAAAAGCTTTAAATTCAACATAGGCTGCGCGGCATGGGTCTCGATATAAAAGAAAGCCGCGCCTGCCAGTATGGCCACACCCAGCATAG
Proteins encoded in this region:
- a CDS encoding MFS transporter, with amino-acid sequence MSFQADGVYGRRYQALAAIMLGSIMGPIDASIVNVILPTITGYFGVPIATAQWVPMIYLLTISSLLLFYGRMGDILGYKRIYLMGLAGFIVASALCGLAPGIYWLILFRAIQGVTAGMMMAVPYAIITAAFPPQERGRALGINAISISAGLALGPSLGGLVTSLWSWRMAFLINIPIGIVGLMWARKVIPELKGQPGKMDGGGAVTAFVFLFSFLLFINQGQKMGLNTVTLAMLGVAILAGAAFFYIETHAAQPMLNLKLFKNVGFSLALLSALLNFISQYIMVFLTPFYLQRVLHYPAGQVGLLMTFFPLAVMAVAPFSGALSDRIGTRALASLGAAICALALVAMGFLPTAVGPLAVGWRLALFGIGTGIFQSPNNSAVMGAVPRPYLGIASGTLATVRNTGMALGIATGGLVLYAFVPPAIMAKISLDVRETLSFLMGLRYAYLTGAVFTAAAAAFSFIRIRESIEKDKARNLAP